The following are encoded in a window of Impatiens glandulifera chromosome 5, dImpGla2.1, whole genome shotgun sequence genomic DNA:
- the LOC124940065 gene encoding uncharacterized protein LOC124940065, translating into MPSLQIALPPELADNAIRLFRECLRRAKFIGRRQHNTELLMDMVRQQFRKHMHETDPEKILQLKDDAARGLINHMLYESEKTSGRKFSKA; encoded by the exons ATGCCGTCTCTCCAGATTGCCTTGCCACCTGAACTTGCCGATAATGCAATCCGA CTTTTTCGTGAATGCCTTCGGAGAGCGAAATTCATTGGCCGCCGG CAACATAATACAGAACTTCTTATGGATATGGTCAGACAGCAGTTTCGAAAGCATATGCATGAAACGGATCCGGAGAAGATTCTTCAACTTAAGGATGA TGCGGCCAGGGGACTTATAAATCACATGCTATATGAATCTGAAAAGACATCCGGTCGTAAATTCAGCAAGGCTTAG
- the LOC124938281 gene encoding boron transporter 1, translating into MEENFVPFGGIKNDLRGRLMCYKQDWTGGLKAGFRILAPTTYIFFASAIPVISFGEQLERDTDGLLTAVQTLASTALCGIIHSVIGGQPLLILGVAEPTVLMYTFMFNFAKSRPDLGSKLFLAWTGWVCVWTALLLILLAILGACSIINKFTRIAGELFGMLIAMLFMQEAIKGLVNEFRIPERENPKLAEFQSSWRFGNGMFALVLSFGLLLTALKSRKARSWQYGSGWLRGIIADYGVPLMVLVWTAVSYIPSSGDIPHGIPRRLFSPNPWSQGAYQNWTVIKDMLNVPVIYIIGAFIPATMMAVLYYFDHSVASQLAQQKEFNLRKPPSFHYDLLLLGFLVIFCGLLGIPPANGVIPQSPMHTKSLATLKHQLMRNRLVVAARKCLSKNESLEQVYGTMQEAYQHMQTPLVYQEPSTIGRLKELKESTTIEFVENEIDNILPVEVKEQRVSNLLQSLMVGGCVAAMPLIKKIPTSVLWGYFAFMAIESLPGNQFWERVLLVFTAPSRRYKVLEEFHATFVETVPFRTIAMFTLFQAVYLLICFGITWIPIAGVLFPLMIMLLVPVRQYLLPKFFKGAHLQDLDAAEFEEVPAIPLYLENEEEMSSSASFGKSREILDEVITRSRGEIKRIYSPKVHSRSSTPSKDFSSFHSPGSDSIYSPRIGELRGGQSPRHFVRGLSNEGGRISNLGRNSQSSDKFYGRSQSAL; encoded by the exons ATGGAAGAAAATTTTGTGCCATTTGGAGGAATCAAGAATGATCTTCGAGGGAGATTGATGTGTTATAAGCAAGATTGGACTGGTGGGCTTAAGGCAGGTTTCAG GATATTGGCTCCTACTACTTACATATTCTTTGCTTCTGCAATTCCAGTTATCTCATTTGGTGAACAATTGGAGAGAGATACAG ATGGGTTGTTGACAGCAGTTCAAACACTGGCTTCAACTGCACTATGTGGGATTATACACTCAGTTATTGGTGGTCAGCCATTGTTGATTCTTGGTGTTGCAGAACCAACAGTGCTTATGTACACTTTCATGTTTAACTTTGCCAAAAGTAGGCCTGATCTTGGATCAAAACTGTTTCTAGCATGGACAGGATG GGTATGCGTTTGGACTGCACTTCTTCTAATTCTTTTGGCGATTCTCGGAGCCTGTTCTATTATCAACAAGTTTACTCGAATAGCTGGTGAGCTCTTTGGTATGCTCATTGCAATGCTTTTTATGCAAGAAGCAATAAAG GGACTTGTGAATGAGTTTCGAATACCCGAGAGAGAAAATCCAAAGCTAGCGGAGTTCCAATCTTCATGGAGGTTTGGAAATGGCATGTTTGCTTTGGTTCTTTCGTTTGGTCTTCTCCTCACTGCTTTAAAAAGCCGAAAGGCAAGATCATGGCAATACGGCTCTG GTTGGCTTCGCGGAATAATAGCGGATTATGGCGTTCCATTGATGGTTCTTGTTTGGACAGCGGTTTCTTATATTCCATCGTCTGGAGATATTCCACATGGAATTCCTCGTCGTCTTTTCAGCCCTAATCCATGGTCTCAAGGAGCTTACCAGAATTGGACTGTCATCAAG GATATGCTAAACGTACCGGTTATCTACATAATCGGAGCTTTTATTCCAGCAACGATGATGGCTGTTCTCTATTATTTCGATCATAGTGTGGCATCGCAATTAGCCCAACAGAAAGAGTTCAATCTTCGAAAGCCTCCTTCTTTCCATTACGATTTGCTTCTTCTTGGATTCTTGGTTATCTTTTGCGGTCTTCTTGGAATTCCTCCTGCAAATGGTGTCATTCCACAATCCCCAATGCATACCAAGAGTTTAGCTACACTCAAACATCAG CTTATGAGGAATCGACTGGTGGTGGCGGCCAGGAAATGTTTAAGTAAAAATGAAAGCTTGGAACAAGTTTATGGAACAATGCAAGAAGCCTATCAACATATGCAGACTCCATTGGTTTATCAGGAACCATCAACCATA GGACGGCTCAAGGAATTGAAAGAGTCGACGACAATTGAGTTTGTGGAAAACGAGATAGACAACATACTGCCAGTTGAAGTGAAAGAACAAAGAGTTAGTAACTTGCTTCAGTCTTTAATGGTAGGAGGTTGTGTTGCAGCCATGcccttaattaaaaagataCCAACATCGGTTCTCTGGGGCTATTTTGCTTTCATGGCCATCGAGAGTCTTCCTGGAAACCAGTTTTGGGAGCGGGTTTTGTTGGTTTTTACTGCTCCATCAAGAAGATACAA GGTTTTGGAGGAGTTCCACGCCACGTTTGTGGAAACGGTTCCGTTCAGGACAATCGCGATGTTTACGCTCTTCCAGGCAGTTTACTTGCTCATATGTTTTGGAATCACATGGATCCCTATTGCTGGCGTTTTGTTCCCTTTGATGATTATGCTTCTAGTACCAGTTAGGCAGTACTTATTGCCCAAGTTCTTTAAAGGAGCACATCTTCAAGATCTTGATGCTGCAGAATTCGAAGAAGTTCCTGCTATACCCTTATACCTCGAAAAC GAGGAAGAGATGAGTTCTAGTGCTTCGTTTGGTAAAAGCAGGGAGATTTTAGACGAGGTGATAACTAGAAGTCGAGGTGAGATTAAGCGTATTTACAGTCCAAAGGTTCACAGTAGGTCGTCAACGCCATCAAAGGatttctcaagctttcacagcCCGGGTTCAGACAGTATTTACAGTCCCCGCATAGGCGAGCTAAGAGGTGGACAAAGTCCAAGACATTTTGTACGAGGATTGTCGAATGAAGGAGGAAGAATTTCGAACCTAGGAAGAAATAGTCAATCTTCAGACAAGTTTTACGGAAGAAGTCAATCAGCTCTTTGA